Sequence from the Mixophyes fleayi isolate aMixFle1 chromosome 4, aMixFle1.hap1, whole genome shotgun sequence genome:
TAGTATATTGAAAAGTAATGTTATCCTTAGAACCTGTATTGCTTTTGTACTTGGGAACAAACCTGTTGCTTTTTGTAATAGAAGTTCAATTTGTGCCTTAAAAAATAACATCTTAATTAGCAATGCTGCAAGAAAGAACATAAATGTATATAAGAAGAAAGAATGTTGATCAAATTACTTTACAAATCATATAACCTCATACACATGCACTTTACAAACAGTATTGTTAGAACGGTGGAGTTACAGCAAGCCAAACGAATGATACAATCCCTTGACctgtattgttaaaaaaaaaaaatagcttcttCTCACACTTTCAGGGAGCACAGTAGTCTGAAGAGGCAAATCAGGTCATATTAAGCCAATTTGTGTTTTCATGCATAGCAAATTAAATGTTGGAGCTGGCCAATATGGTTTCAATTACATGGCACTGGAGGTAttatttgaaataacattttatatttgttatattaaaaaaatattttttgtagttAATAAAAGCTCAAGtttcatttgcatatttattgtattattttactcATAATTTAGGTAAAATTGCAAAAAAGTAGCAATGTATAGagtttgaataataataataaaaataataataattattattattattattattattattattattattattattattatcattattattgttaatattattattattattattattattatttagaaaggaccaatcatattatacagcattgtacagagaatatgtaatcattcacatcagtccctgccaaatTGAAGGCAGCAGTCTagcaggtatatttactaaactgcgggtttgaaaaagtggagatgttgcctacagcaaccaatcaggttctagctgtcattttgtagaatgtactaaataaatgataactagaatctgattggttgctatagccagcatctccacttattcaaacacgcagtttagtaaaatccTTACCACACACAAGTTcatacctaccagtatgtttttgggctgGGGAGGATACCAGAGTATTCAGAGGAAACCcaatacaaacacagggagagcatacatcctccacacagatagggactTGGTCGgatttgaacccatgacccccaGTTCTGTGAAGCTgtaatgctaatcactgtgcctcCTAATAAAATTGCAATCACATTTGTTAGGCCTAACTGATCTTTTAGGAAATTAAATTGGCAGAAtgttattgaatatttttttgtttacatatagaACTTGCACTACCAAGGTCAGGTATGAAAATTAACTCTGCATAAAATATactctatatatttattagacATTGTTGGTTCTTTATGAAAGTATGCTGACACAGTGTTatcaaataatttatataatgtatttcaACATTTTGTCCATCAGAGTCCCTTTGAATAATTCATCAATGGCTGAAATCAGGTGCACAGATTTATGAATTCCTTGTTCCAATTTTATTCCCTCTTTTAAAGACTTGCCACATCTTGTTTCAGCCTCTCTTCTGTCGCTCACTTAGGTAAGAGGTAGCACATTTAAGAAATAAGGGTCTATTAATTATCAAACTTATGTCACTTAGCATACATGGGTGAATGGGTTGATGCCACCTTGGTCTGTTGCTTTAACCACCTTAGTCTTGTTTAGGTATAACTACACCTCCTCCTGTGTAAGTAGCATTTAATGATGAGCATAAGCTAATGCTATATAAACTCTTTCCTGTTGTGTATTCCTTTTTTTATGAATAAAAAAGAATCAAAATGTAACACTAATTTtctacaattacatttttattttaacataaggAAATAAAAGAAGATTtaccctgaatttttttttaaaaatttaaaattttaaaaagagACTTGACACCCGAGACTGACACTTTATGTTAAATGATAATTAGACTTTTTCAATCATTTTTCATCATCCCCAATTGCATgtgtatatcattattattattaatattattattattatttgtattattattattactattattattattattattattattagaagtagtagtagtagtagtagtagtaatatctaataataataataataacaataataataattattattattattattattattattttttattattttttatacattcataTTATGTCCTATAGGGTTGCACAAGCTTCCACATTTGGTAGAGAGAGGGTGAGCtcacaaaatacaaaatgtattactTATTCAAAACATATTAAACAATATTCCATGAAACAACCAACAGCTTTTTCGAAAGCATTCTTGATCTCTTTATTTCTCAAACTGTATAAAATGGGATTAAGTAATGGTGTTGCCACTGTGTATAGCAGGGCTATGACTTTGTTCCAATACATTGATAGCCCTCTGGTTGGAAGAACATACATAGATATCAGGGTTATATAAAAACTGAACACTACAGTCAGATGGGAGCTACAGGTGGAGAAGGTTTTCTGTCTCCCAGAAGCAGATGGAATCCTTAGTATAATCCAAATAATATGGACATAAGATACAGCGATGATTACAAATGGGAAAATAACTATAGGTAAACTAAGAAGTGTAACATTTAATTCAACTATAAATGTATCTGAACAAGATATTTTTAATAGAGGAGAATAATCACAGAAAAAATGGTCAATGACATTAGGTCCACAAAACTGCAACAAACTTATCGATACTGAGTTAATCAGTGACGTAGAAAAGCTCAATAACCAAGTTATAATAACCAATTTCAGGCACAACTTACTGGTCATTATAGATATATAACACAAAGGGTTACAGATCGCCAAGTATCTGTCATAAGACATTACAGTCAGAATAAGACACTGCACACATTCTgaaactataaataaaaaaaattgagtaaaacACCCTGTGAACGATATAGTTGTCACCCCATTTAGGACAACGTGAAGCATGTTGGGGACAATGTCTGTGGTCAGCATGATGTCAGACATAGAGAGTTGTGTAAGGAAGAAGTACATGGGAGAGTGGAGACTCTTGCTGTAGGCCACCAATATGATGATCAGGAGGTTCCCGCATGTTGTCATACAGTAAATCACAAGGACAAGAAGGAAGAGCAGAACTTGTAGTTTGTGTAAATTCTGAAATCCCAAAAGTATAAATTCAGTAGCCAAAGTAGTGTTTAACTGTAGATTCAAGACCACAAACATAACAATGTATTAtcctatatattcatatattagcataatttttttttaggtcaATGTCTCAAGGCATGTCGTCTTGCCGATGACATTAAGATTTTTTACAGTGTTGTAAGTCCAGATGTAGTAGAGAATTAGAGAAAATAGAGAAATAGAACTAAATGTGGGATCTATCAACAACAACAAAGAAATGGAACCTAGGAGCTTTCATTTCAAATGACATGACTCAAAAAGAGTCATATACAAATAGTGAAGCAAAGCAAGGGGAAGAGACAATAGCTTACTTAGAGATCTAACCTTGATTATTGTGTATCCCAAAaagacattaaaatatatgtattaatgcaGAGTGAGGGCTAGTAAAATGGTGGATGAGCTACAAAATAAAACTAAttaggaacggattagagtgctTGACATGTACAGTTAAGAGGAAAGAAGGGACAGAGGTCTTATGATGTAACCATTCAAACACTGTATATTAAGGTAGCTTTCACCCTAGTGAGAACACTAATGGAAACATTATATATGAAAGCAAAACATTGAATTCCAAAGCAAAGAATAATTTCCTAACCAGGAAGTACAAAAGTATGAGTTTCTTGGTTGAGGCTGAATATACGTAGACTATTACTAGCGGTGGCAATGGAATCATTGAAACCTCTTTGGCTGTTGTTGTCTTGGAGGCTGATTTGGAGTTAGGTGCAGGTTTTGCCTGACTGGAGAATTTGTAGCTGCACAAACCTTGTTGCATTGCAAGGAGCTCAAAATCAGGCtggacattttacattttccaccTTACAGCACAAAATGATGTTTCCATTTGCATATTATGCACCCAGTATCAGTTGTGCATAAATTAGTATAGTGTCTCTGTAAGTACAGTTTCCGATTGTACTTGTTTTTGGAACTCCCCTTCTCAGAAATAGTAAACGCCCAATAGATTAAGTCACCAAGGAAAATACAAGGTCAAAATGGAACTTAAGGACCACATGCAGATATAATGTCGGTAAATAAAGATGGTTAGGCACAATATCATATGTCCaatgaatattatatttattaagtatCTTACTGGTGATACCTTATTGTCTTTTGATATAAATGTTCAAGTTTTATTAGGACATTGTATTTATGCAGTGTGCAGTCCATAGTATATGACAGAAGAAGGAAGATCTTACCTTAGAATTCAGCAGCATCTTTTAGTATTGTTTACCAGCCGGTACAGACATCCCTACTTCTCACTACTTATGTTATTGTTCTATAGTATAAGAATAAAAGTTAATCACAATTGTCTTCATCTACACCAAATGAGTGGAAGACCTAATaagccataaaataaataaaaatgaggtGTTGGTTTTAagtataatgaaatatatatttgtaaaccaTGATCAAATTACAATATGAGTGGACAGATATGTTTGAAGGGCTgggtaaacaaaatcaataaactaAGCAACCACTCCAAAAATGTATTCTATAGCTGAGGGTGGAGACGAAAAACAAAAGGGCATATGGATGTTTCTCCATTTTTGTACATATATACTAGCAAGCAACATGCCAAGTAAATCTGAAGCAGGAGTGAGATATTACTTATGATTCAGCTATAATGTTTCTGCAGCTCTGTCTATAAAATAGGGATAGAAAAAGCTCACACAGCTAAACAATAAGTCAGTCAATAATAATTCTGTATGTATCCAATGCCCTTTACATGTAAAGCCTTACGCAGAGTTCCAtgcaatttaatattttgcaaatcagTAACATTGCCATAATAcattgtatccacaccttttatATACGAGGGTCAAGGTCTTTACTGTAAAAATTACTGATGAGTCCATGGAGAGTCTTGTTACATTCTCGTGTTTTCTTTTAATGAAACCCTTGTGACAAGTCAATTTTGATTAACTAAAACACTTTAAGAGTTATTAACTGACAAAGTacaaagataaaaacataaaGATGTATATCAAACAATTAGTTATCTGCTCTTGTTATGTTTTAGACCAATCAAtagtacttttttttatgttagtaaGGTGCCCTACTTATTGTAAAATTaaggtttattttaaatatatgccaAATCCAGGATTCAGCCAAATTATAAAGATTATTGGGGAGACCCATAATATCTGAAACTTGTATAAAACATGTTGTTTAAAATTCTGTCAAAAAAgtcttcaattatttttttctagtaAACCAACAGTTTTCATTTACAGAAAGTTGCCATTTTTTTCATATAACGCTGCCATTACAAAAAGGGTGATTAGTACAATTTTCTAAATGGTTGTAAGTTACGGTGATTGACAGATGGTTTAATGAAAGACTCCAGGCCCCACTGTAAAAGGAAAACTAAGGATCATCCTCACTCCACTAGACAAACTCCTATACAGCCCCTCATGACCCTGACATGAAGAGAAACTCACTTTGCATATAGAACGTGTACAATATTCTTACCTCTTTACCTTAAATTATGCTATGTTGTCTTCTTTTTGGAGAGTGggcattttacatttaaattatgtgcctCTGTGGTTATTTTGTCTTACTTAGTCATTCATTGTTCTCTGCCTCTATTTTCTGCCTCTGTATTTTGTCTGTACTACTTTCTTTAATTCATATTTTTACATTGTGTTTCTGCGTTGACTAGTATATTTCTACATGTCTCTTGTGTAATGCCTATATGTACCCATCTCTCTTGACAGCCACCTGTAACTCTTCTTGTCCACATCTTTAACTACCATTAACTACATCTCTGACCACTATAATCCTCTCCCTTACCTTGTAACCTTTCCTATCCATCCATAAGTTCTTACGGAGCATGATGCCAATGTGTAATTCTAATGgaaaatatttacaaatctaTCTATTAGAGATTATTTTAACACATGTTTTCCattctaattattttatttgtccaTACCTGCATTGGCCTCAAATCCAGAATATAATTTTTTACAGATTTGGAATTTATATATATCTCATGGACCCTGTCCAATGACAAGACCCCTTACCATATTCGAAACACCATGCATAAGAGAGGCCACTACCAATGGACTTGTATTCAATTTGTATGCCAAACTCTGTCCCTGACAGGTGATCCCCATGAACTACTGCAGGAGTCTGATAGTGATGAACCCTTAGATAGAGAATAATGGACAGATATTTAGGAGCTCACCTATTTCAGACACATACAAACTGTTGTACCACATGTACTACATGCCCAGTAGATTAAGTAAAAGTATTCCTGATATTTTAGAAAGATGTTGGAGAGGTTGCACATCCCCAAGTTCCTTTATTCAAATGTATTCATATTTGATAGCCATGACCCAAATTTTCACTCTACTGGTCTGCATTGAGAAACCCGATGTGTTCCATCTTACAAACTGACCAACCACTTATATGTAAGTATTACTTGCTTTCCTTAGTCCCCACAGGAGTGACAAAACACCAAATCAAGCTCATGTGTCACTTATTTACAGCTGCCTCCTACCAGATTGGATGTCTCAGTGCTCCCTCTCTTTTGTCACATTTGTTAATAGAACATGATAGGGTTACCACATTCAATACATGACTTCTATTACAGATAACTCAACAGTTGCATGAGtgtatttatttactaaaaaGGGGGCTTCATTCTGTTCTGTTGCCCCACCTAACCTGCCCTTATAGTGaccttcattcatcatcatcatcatcatcatcatcatcaacatttatttatgtagcaccagcaaattccatagcactttacaattgggaacaaacattaataaaacaagaggtaagagggccctgctcgcaagcttacaatctatgggaccattggagtttgatacacaagggcatgtgctacatcatattgcactttggaccagctagaatgcaaaggtaaaaagtattgagtgggctgtgtgatcagtcacacagcaattttatttagagggttgttgtcttgtgttagttgtgtagagtgtggtaatagggtaacctagggagattaagatggtggttgaggaatatcataaacttttctgaagaggtgggttttcagacaacacttgaagatttgaagactagaggagggcccggtgctcccattaggcaaggttaggcacttgcctagggcgccgggctctggagggcgcctggagggcgccacagaatgaaaattactttaaaactgtgcggcgaccgctgaccatacctgtcacgactgccacacagcattcagatacatccatggggaggggggaagaggctattgctcac
This genomic interval carries:
- the LOC142150477 gene encoding olfactory receptor 11L1-like translates to MFVVLNLQLNTTLATEFILLGFQNLHKLQVLLFLLVLVIYCMTTCGNLLIIILVAYSKSLHSPMYFFLTQLSMSDIMLTTDIVPNMLHVVLNGVTTISFTGCFTQFFLFIVSECVQCLILTVMSYDRYLAICNPLCYISIMTSKLCLKLVIITWLLSFSTSLINSVSISLLQFCGPNVIDHFFCDYSPLLKISCSDTFIVELNVTLLSLPIVIFPFVIIAVSYVHIIWIILRIPSASGRQKTFSTCSSHLTVVFSFYITLISMYVLPTRGLSMYWNKVIALLYTVATPLLNPILYSLRNKEIKNAFEKAVGCFMEYCLICFE